A single Anabrus simplex isolate iqAnaSimp1 chromosome 10, ASM4041472v1, whole genome shotgun sequence DNA region contains:
- the LOC136882121 gene encoding cuticle protein 16.5, which yields MKCLIVLCAVVAVSLAKPGYLHGGIAAPAVAAYAAPAAYAAPAVVAGVHPSARIAAGVADSVNNVVNTAVAQAQGNYAAAQGNYAAAQGAAAALDGAAAAVEGAAYGGAALHAAAPAVAAYAAPAAVAAPAVAAYSAPAIAAPAVAAYAAPAAYAAHAAYAAPAVAAYAAPAAYAAPAYAHAAYAVPAAAHPAATLSVGGPAGLALTPAGTPVDTPAVQAARAADTVAHVNAKAVHFG from the exons ATGAAGTGCCTG ATTGTTCTGTGCGCCGTCGTCGCCGTCAGCTTGGCTAAGCCCGGTTATCTGCATGGAGGCATCGCCGCCCCTGCCGTAGCGGCTTACGCCGCCCCCGCTGCTTATGCCGCACCCGCTGTCGTTGCCGGAGTTCACCCCTCTGCCCGCATCGCCGCTGGCGTCGCTGACTCCGTCAACAATGTGGTTAACACCGCCGTCGCTCAGGCTCAGGGTAACTACGCCGCCGCTCAGGGTAACTACGCCGCCGCCCAGGGAGCCGCTGCCGCTCTTGACGGTGCTGCCGCTGCTGTTGAAGGTGCTGCCTACGGTGGTGCTGCTCTTCACGCCGCTGCCCCCGCCGTTGCTGCCTACGCCGCCCCCGCTGCCGTAGCTGCCCCAGCCGTTGCTGCTTACTCTGCCCCCGCTATCGCCGCTCCAGCTGTAGCTGCCTACGCCGCCCCCGCTGCTTACGCCGCCCACGCTGCCTACGCCGCTCCCGCTGTAGCTGCCTACGCCGCCCCCGCTGCCTACGCTGCTCCCGCTTACGCCCACGCTGCCTACGCCGTGCCAGCTGCCGCTCACCCCGCCGCTACCCTCAGCGTTGGAGGACCCGCCGGTCTGGCCCTTACCCCTGCCGGTACCCCCGTAGACACCCCCGCCGTACAGGCCGCCAGAGCAGCTGACACTGTGGCGCACGTGAACGCCAAGGCTGTACACTTCGGTTAA